DNA sequence from the Manis javanica isolate MJ-LG chromosome 15, MJ_LKY, whole genome shotgun sequence genome:
atgtgAGTCTAAAACGTGTTTATTTTACTTCCCATCACATACATAGTGTTTGACTTACTTATCTGAAGTAATGTTGGAGCATTAGTAACAAGTCATTGAGTCTTCCACTTTTCATAGCTTTTATAAGATCATGGTAATGTTGTCTTTGTAGGTTATGTCATATATCGGATTCGGGTGCGCCGTGGTGGTCGCAAACGCCCAGTTCCTAAAGGTGCAACCTACGGCAAACCTGTGCATCACGGTGTTAACCAGCTAAAGTTTGCTAGAAGCCTTCAGTCTGTTGCAGAGGTAAGTGCCTATTGAGTAGCAGTTCATTGGTCACCACCTGCAGTTTGAAGGATTAGAGCACCTTTTCTATTGTTAACCTGGACCTAGGGGAGTCCTATTGTGACTACTAAATCTTGGTGGAGAATTGCTGTCAAAGACTTAACCAATCTTTGTTACTGATTGTCTTTGCTCGTATAGGAAAGTGTGTTTTGTGATTAGTGTGAACCTGGAATCAAAGCTTTTGAAGGGCACTaagttttttttcaaatctcGCCAGGAGCATAGAAGTTATACCTTTACTCATATTACTGATTTTCTTGGTCATTTGCAAGTTGTCTTTCTGGATTAATAAATTAAGCTATGCTCTGTTGCAGCAGTTGGCTAACAAGGGCCCTGTTGCCTTTCATGAcctaaaaatgttttgctttaaaaaaaaaaaaaaaacacaagactgCAAAAGGGGCATTATAGCccgcaaagcctaaaatataatacattaaattaaaattttctataaaaGTTTGTGAACCCTTCTATTGTATCAGAAAAAAAGTGTTCCAGAATCctgaatttagatttttttaacatttgtttctTAGGGAAGGGTAATAAAAAGAGGGAACTGTAAAATTAAGGATGTCTGTATGTGTTACTTTAGTATGTCTACCATATCATACAGTCCAGCCTGTGGGGAGATGCttagtaaaaatattttgagtagtTAAGTGAATAGCCTCAGTCTCTTATACAGTGGTGTGGTGAATTAAAGAGAATTCTTACTAATCTGCTACTCTGGGAAATGTGGGAGGCTGACTTTGGGCCTTTTTTACTATTGTAGGAACGAGCTGGACGCCACTGTGGGGCTCTGAGAGTACTCAATTCTTACTGGGTTGGTGaagattccacatacaaattCTTTGAGGTTATCCTCATTGATCCATTCCATAAAGCTATCAGAAGAAATCCTGACACCCAGTGGATCACCAAGCCAGTCCACAAGCACAGGGAGATGCGAGGGCTGACCTCAGCAGGCCGCAAGAGCCGTGGCCTTGGAAAAGGCCACAAGTTCCACCACACCATTGGTGGTTCCCGCCGTGCCGCCTGGAGGAGGCGCAACACTCTGCAGCTGCACCGCTACCGCTGAGGAGTAATGTTTGTAAAGTTCTCACCTAATAAACAGTTTAGGACAGTTGTGTCTGCTTAAAAGTGTTCTTTAATTTGTCTGCTAAAACTAGTCTGCAGATTGTTTCATGAAAGCATTGTCAAATTATGAAAGTTAAAGTGCAATAATGTCTGAATACTATAAGTGATGGTGTATATCCTGTTTCTAGTAAGAAACGTTTTGTCCTTGCTTTATCTTACTAGGGAATTTATGTCAGTGTTTACAATGCTTTGGTAAAATAGgtgtaaaataaattatgtaaaaggAATGCAGAAGCTAGCCATGTAGATTTGTTATGCATGTGATGAAACCTACAGCTTTACGGGGTTGTGCAGTGCTCTGTTGTTACACTCACAAGTGGCTGTCTCTGCTGTTTGGCAAGGACAAACGTTAAATGGGATTTTACATGGAAATGAGAAGGATATCCTAGTTCTTTATCATGATCATatgcataaaaatgtttttagagtAAGTCCACATTTAGATTGTCCAATCTCCCATTTACCTTAACTGCTGCTcatgaaaaaagttaaaaagccaTCATTTTTTAGGAGAGTTGAATAAACTCATAAGAGGATTCTCTTAGAAGTGAAAATACCTTGGTTAAGATGAAAGTTGTCTTGGTGTCTCTATAGTGCTGTTAAGCACATAAAAGGTGGAGGCTGCTGGTTCAGTCCCTAACTACATGGGATCTCTAGAATACTGAAGAACTGGGGAAGGAAGGTTTGTAAGCTATTAGTTGGTGCTAGGATTGGAAAACTTGCCATCAAATAACCTTTATGAGTGTGGGGGTAGAAGATTAGCTTTAACTAGAATTTTAAACGCTTTATTAAGTGTTAATTTGTGACCATCATGAACTCTCCTCTGGGGAAAAATTGttgactttatttaaaaacacattgcTCAGTTCAATCAGTCATGAGTCATCTTGGGTCAACCCACATAATATCCCACAGGGTCACTGAGGTCAGTTGGTGTCAGTACAAACAGTTCTTCATGATCTGCAATCTAACCTTACATGTCGTctacatttgtttttctcatctttgCTCAAACTACCGTCAGAATCCAAACTTGCCAGGCCATCAATTGTGCCCACCTTAAGGGTGCATTTTGGGGTGTAGTTGCAGAAGAGGAATTGCCCCAAGTCTGTGTGATAGTAGGGATTTGCtgacttaaatataaatattttgtaaaaagtggaattgctggtttcCCTAAGCcagtttttctcctgttttattcAGGGGTCTTAAAAGACCCAGTAAAGAATTCCAGACAACATGTAGCAGGCTCATTAAACCTTTTGAGATTTAAGGCCCTCCCACTCAAATCTTAAACCATATATTTTGTGTTTAGAAGTTGTTCAGCCAATGGAATAAATGTTCATTAAACTAAAACGACCTTCTGTTATCTTTTGTTATCTAATATTGATGTACTTGAAAGTAAACCAAATAACCTACAAAAAGGTATCAAAACATGGCAGGAACTGTCAATGGTTCAAGGGAAAATATCTAGTATTTAGTCTTACGGATTTTTCTTTCAGCTGTGGTCCTTGCATGCATCCAAAAATTGTTTTCAAACTATTCCAAATGCTAGTTTGGGAAGTAGAAGAAGGGTTCAGGCCAAAGGTCAGCATTACCTATCACCCAGAAGGGCTTGTTCCTATCCTTAACCTACCTACCAATTTTGTCTTCACAGCAGCTAGAGGGTTCCTTTAAAGTCAGGTCACTACTGTGCTGGAAACCAAAGTCCTTAACAGTTTTCATGATCTTCCTTCTCCCACCACTGACCTTGACGTACTGCTGTCCTCTTGATGATGCAGCTTACGTGCTGTTCCTCAGACACACTGGATACTCTTAATGCCTTTATGATGCAGAAACTCCCAGATATTAAATGTCACATTAGAGACTTTCTGAACTGCCCCCCACACACAAGCTGTTCCTATTTGCTCTGTGTCATGTTTGCTAACGCATTGCTATGTTCCTGTTAGCTAGATAACCACGTGATCCAAACACCCAAATTGAATAGTTTTCTTTAGAAATAGAGCAATTGCTTACACCACCACAAGATGTAGGTACTAATATTCCCTTTTGCCAACCAACAAAGATGAATTCATCACCTCattataaacttaaaattttgaCTAGGTAATACATTGACGTGATTGAAAATTCGAAAGATATGAGTTAAAGTCTCTGCCCACCTCAGTTCCCCTTCTGGAGGCAATCAGTGGGACCAGTTTTTAGAATTTTCATCACAAGACATTTCTGTAAATGTACAAACACAAGTATTCTTTTTTTATCCAAATGGTAGGATATTACACTTTTTTTCAGGTAGTTTTATACCTCAGAGATGAGTTCACAGAGagtttactcatttttattaCCGCATGGTATTCCATCATAAGAATATACCCTGGTTTGTTTAATGTGGCTCCTACCAAGGAACATTTAAGGTTTCTCCCAAtctgctaccaaaaaaaaaaaaaatcttagtttaTCTGTAGCataattcctagaagtagaatggTGGAGTCAGAAATTGTGTGTATTGGCAGATTCAGTGCCAGTTCAACAGGGGCAATGAtactatattttttcatttttaagtatggCAGAGGCAAAACCATGTGCATACCATGGCTTTTTTCCCCTGGACATACAGCTAAACTATGTATTTTCCCAGTTCCTTACACATTTAAATAGAGGTCTTAATGACATTCTTGCCAACAAAATGGGGGTAGTGATAAATTACTTCCCTCCAAAGCAATCAAGAGTAATACCAGTGGAGACCAATGATCCAAATGGCATAGCTGTAAGATGGAGGAAAGCTGCTCAACCCCTTCCAGGCTGCCCAAGTGAGAGATACCCATTTGGGTTATGCTACTGTATTAGCTGTGTTCTTGGGCAGCATACCCTAACGACCCTGATTCACTGAGTAAAATTGAGcatcctttatatatttaagaatcTTATGTTTGCTTTACAGTGACCTTCCTTTataatcctttgtccatttttctatcagAAGCTATACCCTCTTAAGAACCATGTGATATTAAATGAATTGGGGGTGGTTGATAGCTCATTGCTACTATGCTTCATATGTGCTCTGAAGAGTTAAAAATTATGGAGAATAAGTTCTTGAAATTCAACTGTTTATTCTTTCAGTTCTAAGCTCTAATTCCACCTTTAAATTCTGAAATTCCTAAGGAAAATTAGTAGGTACACTGTCAGGCAGACTAAATTAGGTGACAGTAACAACCCCCatatctcagtggcttaaaatataGGTTTGTTTCTTGCACATACTACATTCTCATGATCCGCACTCTTGAATCCGGgtattggtgtagccactatctGGAACATTGTCAGGTGCTCATGGCAAAGGGCAAAGAGAGCAAGGTACAGCACCTCCTGACTTAGAGCTTTTGCTCAGAAGGTTTTCTGGAGCAAGTCCCATGGCTATACTTGAGTTTAAAGGGTGGGAAAGTGAAATTTTACCATGTGCCTGAAAGGACAAGGAAAACCAAATATTTGTGAATAGCTCTAATAGCTACCACATACACTAATCCATtcgattttcttttgtccttgtACACACTTGAAGTATTGTGGAGAATGATATGCCAGTGGGGGAGCAGGAACCAGTGTGGTCCACACTGTCATAGAGGAGTACTGTATCACTGACATTGCTTAGG
Encoded proteins:
- the RPL15 gene encoding large ribosomal subunit protein eL15, with amino-acid sequence MGAYKYIQELWRKKQSDVMRFLLRVRCWQYRQLSALHRAPRPTRPDKARRLGYKAKQGYVIYRIRVRRGGRKRPVPKGATYGKPVHHGVNQLKFARSLQSVAEERAGRHCGALRVLNSYWVGEDSTYKFFEVILIDPFHKAIRRNPDTQWITKPVHKHREMRGLTSAGRKSRGLGKGHKFHHTIGGSRRAAWRRRNTLQLHRYR